A stretch of DNA from Lotus japonicus ecotype B-129 chromosome 4, LjGifu_v1.2:
AATCTTGTATACATAGACTCAAAATCAGAGTTAATGTTAAATATTTTGCTTAAAACAGGCAACTTATTGTATGACTACCACTTACCTTCACATTTGATGCTTTAGGGAACAGTTAATGCTACAGAATTTCAGCATGTCCAAACTTACTTCTGCCATTTTCATTGGGTTTAACAAATTAATTGTTACTTACTTTTACTATTTTAATGATGCAGGTGGTGAGAAATCTAATTTTATCCTATGATATCATCAACTCAACTGATGCTCAAGGAAATACAGCATTACATGTGGCTTCTTACAGGGGTTACTTACCTGTGTTAGAGATTCTGATCCAAGCATCTCCCTCATTAACAACATTGACCAATCACTATGGGGATACTTTTCTTCACATGGCAGTGGCTGGTTTCAGAAGCCCTGGTTTCTGCAGAATGGAAAAGCACACTGAGCTCATGAAGAACCTGCTAAGTGAGAAAATTGTGAACATGAGGGACATCATCAATGTCAGGAACAATGATGGAAGAACAGCTCTTCATGTAGCTGTAATTCATGATGTCCAATGTGATGTGGTGGAACTATTGATGTCTATTGCGTCTGTTAATCTGAACATTCGCGATGCTGATGGGATGACTCCCCTGGATCATCTGAAGCAAAGACCAAGATCAGCATCTTCTGAAATTCTAATCAAACAGTTGATTTCAGCTGGAGGAATCTCTGACTTTTCTCAAGATCATATAGCAAGAAATTTTCTTGTTAGTCGTCTGAAAAATCACGGTTTCAGAGGTAGCCCTGGAACTTCATTTAGAATCTCAGATGCTGAGATATTCTTATACACAAGCATTGAGAATGAGAATTCATCTGAGGTTAATTTTGATCATGCAAGTGTAGAATCAAACTCATGCTCAAGTGAACTAAACAATTATGACTCAGACAATTCATCGAACATTTTCAAGTCATGTTCTGCCAACACTGCTACAAGGCGCTTAACGAACCTTCTCCAATGGCCAAGGAGAAGAGAATCAAAACCAGCTACCTCAGTGTTAGAAGATGATGATTCAGTGGATTCTTTCAATTCAAGGAAAAAATTGGAAGACTTTCCAATTCCATTAAGGCAAAGATACTCAAAACAGTGCTCTCTTCCAAACAACAAGAGAACACTATCTATAAAGACTTTACTTCCAAGTCCATCAGCAAAAGAATACTTCACTGCAGGGTTAATGCAGGGTGTGATTAAGGTAAAGCCACATGGGCATGTTTTTTCTCATTCAATTTCTAGTCCTTTTCAAGAGTTGTCTATTTCTTCTCATTCTCCAAACAATAAGCAAAAATGTGGTGCTACAATGGGAACCTCTTGCTCCAATCAACCAATGAAATACAAGCAGAGCCCCATCAGTAAGAAATTGATGAACaggtatttttcttttggagcaCATGGCCAAGCTAAGGAGGATGGAAGTAGTAGCTGCACAATAACAGATTCAAGTTATAAGAGTTCTGGTTCTTTAGTTGCATAAATGTTATATATGATGAGCCATtttgtaaaaaataatacattctCACTCAAAGTTGTGATGATCAAATGTTTGAAAAAGTTTTAGAATATGTATATAGTGGTGGTCATTTCATTTTACATGACAGAATCATGTAAAATTTTTTTTAGCTCAAATGTATTGAGGGACGATAAGTGATAAGTGTGACTAATTCTCTTGCCGTGAGTGCTTAAGAGAGGTTTATCATTTCTTATATAAGGGTTATCTTGGTTATATATCTAGAGAGAGACTTCTCAACACCCCATTCAGGCTAAGGGCTTGGAATATGCACGAATAAATATCTGCAGGTGGCGCATATACGGGTGGTCGCCATAAACTCTGATATCATATTACAATTTAGAATGTCAAACTTTAGTCTAAAAGCTAATTTAGAGGTGAGGATTGTCATTCACATATAAGGGCTATTCGATCATATATGTAGTGGGTGTACGACTTGAGATTAAATTACGTTGGATCTATTATTTTTTAACCGACATGGAATAATTTCATTGGTgagagaaaaaattgaaataacacAATAGATTTCTATCCACAtgtattagaagaaaaaaaaggataaaactctccatttttatttttcagattTCCGTACCACTCATGAGTCAGCACATTATGGTGATTCGGAAAATCAGTTAACTCTAACAACTTGGTTGACCGAGTGGCACTCTACGAGAAAGAAGCTCATGTTTGGACAAGTACAACATGTTATGCTATTTATAGTTATGCTTCCATCTACCATGAACTTCACAGTTTGTATATTATGGCAGTTTTAAATTACAAGCTACGAGTAAAATTATCCCGATTATAAAGATCACAGACTGCAAGAACTTTGAGTGCCTAGTGGTTATTTTGTTTggcaagaaagaaagaaagaaagaaagaaagatggAGAATGAAAATGCAATTGCTGCAAGGAAAGGAGTTGATGATTGGCTTCCTGTCACTGCCTCCAGAGATGCAAAATGGTGGTCCTCAGCTTTCCACAATCTCACTGCCATGGTTGGTGCTGGTGTCCTCAGCCTTCCTTATGCCATGTCTATGATGGGCTGGTATACACTCTAAAACTATGTATATTCAAATTTGAAACAATGATCCTGTTACCAAATCTCACATTGATAGCGAAGATAACCTTTATATATGAGTGCAATTTTAACCTCTGAACTCGCTTTTGAGGTCAGAGTTTGGGCTCTAAATTCTAAGAGATTTTCAAAGGGATCATATAAAATAGTTTGTGGTGATTTGTATGCTGGAGAGATCTGAATGCCACTTTTCTCACTCTCTTAATCACTACTTACATTGCAAATCACAAATCATGACAATATGTCACTTTGTAACAATGTTTTGATCATTTAGGGCATGTTTGATTTCACAATTTGCACATAATTCAAACTGCTATTAGATCCGGTTCATTACAATACCACATGATGCATCTAGACACATAGCATGTTTGGCTCCACGTCAAAATGCTCTAGAATCACTTCTAATCAGAAACTACAAGTCTAATAGCATATTGGGACAATCACTTATTTTTTCACATAACAATTCTGGGATACATAAACTACTTAAAGAGGCTTTTCTCAAGAATTGATTTGAATTTAATTGTAGAAAGATTTTCAAACACGCATTTGATTTGTAGATAAGCTTGCATTGGATCCCTGCCAAACCTGCTGATAGTCTATCACTCTTATAACTACTAAATTTTTGGAATTCCAATTTCTTTTCAATGAGTCCTATATTGGAAAGTTGTATATAAACATATTTAGAAATCCTTGAGAAGCTTCTGTGATTAGCTTCGGGTTTtggaattgattctgatgaaagaGAAACCGATCCAAAACATGTTGGAAATCTGACATCACAATGATCTCTTATCTTATAATTAGTGATCCATATGGTTTATTTCTCCTTTGATTGAAATTACAGGGGTCCTGGCGCAGTGATACTGATACTGTCATGGATCATCACCTTGTTCACTCTCTGGCAAATGGTTGAGATGCACGAAATGACACCGGGAGTGCGATATGACCGGTACCACGAGCTAGGCCAGGCTGCATTTGGCGAGAAGCTGGGTCTCTGGATCGTGTGTCCACAACAGCTAACTGTTGAGGTTGGAACATGCATTGCCTACATGGTTACTGGTGGCAAATCACTGCAGAAGTTTCACAACACTGTTTGTCCCTCTTGTAAAGACATCAGAACCTCCTACTGGATTATTATCTTTGCTTCTGTGAACTTCGTTCTCTGCCAATGCCCCAGCTTCAACTCAATTTCCTTCATCTCGCTTCTCGCCGCGATCATGTCCCTCGCGTAATCAAACTCCTCTCTATCTATGTGTTTTTGGTGAAATTATAGGAACATAATTTGATATAATTTGGTGGTAGTCAAATTCTATGAACTCAACTCTATTAAGGGAAACTCTTGCTCAAGTTGAATACAATGGCTCTAATACAAAATTGAACTTATAGGGAAAGAACATAGGAATATACTTTGTTGTGGTTATAAAATACAAGAGGTTGTACTTATTTATAATCCAAATGTTATATGGCCACAAACGCAAGAAATAAGGAAAGATATTAGACTAGTACATGAAAAAGTGAAGATAATTGACTTCATAAATTGGCACCAATTATGTTAAACATTTATCTTGAATAGCTATGCTACCATGTTTTATATCTAAACTTGTTTATTTTCAATTACATTAGTATATTTAGCCAAGGCATGCTAGATTGAAAAAGTAAAAACTATGCTCTTCCCTCAAGAAACCTCTTCTCAAACAACCTCTTAGGCTAGGTTTGGATACCGTTGATATTAGTGTAAACGGACGTTAGGACTCACTTCCAGACAAAAAGTGAATGAAGCCTTCCTAATTGATTGAGATGAAAGTTTGTTCACATTACATTCAATTATTATTCAAACACACTTAACAGCGGCATTTCAGGTCCCAAAACAAGTAATAGGTAGCAATCTTGGTGTTAGTCACTTATCATTTTCCCCAAACTGTAGCTAATACaaattgataaatatctattgtTTTGTGTAAACTAATTTAATTGTTCCCTTCAATTGGAAATTATTTACTAATTGTCATAAGCATGCAGTTACTCAACCATTGCTTGGGGGGCTTCCATCGAAAGAGGTGTTAAACCAGATGTGGACTATGGATACAAAGCCCACAGCACTGCTGATGGTGTGTTCAACTTCTTCTGTGCCATGGGAGAAGTAGCATTCTCTTATGCAGGTCACAATGTGGTTCTAGAAATCCAAGCAACAATGCCTTCAACTCCTGAGAAGCCATCAAAGAAACCAATGTGGAAAGGGGTTGTTGTTGCTTATATTGGAGTGGCTTTCTGCTACCTCCCTGTTGCCTTCATTGGATACTACGTATTTGGAAACTCTGTTGATGATAACATCCTCATCACATTAGAGCACCCCACTTGGCTCATTGCTGCAGCTAACATGTTTGTTATTATCCATGTTATTGGTGGCTACCAGGTAATTAAGCTTCAATTCTCAATTTTTCACTACCTTGCATTTTTTTTACCTCGAatgtgttatatatatatatatatatatattttgcaaACAGGTATTCTCAATGCCTGTGTTTGATATGATTGAAACCTACCTGGTGAAGCACTTAAAGTTATCTCCTTCGTTTACCCTTCGCTTAGTCGCTCGCACGACATTCGTAGGTATGTGACTCTTATTAGATATGGATTAGGATCCTCTAGTGTACGTGATAGTATATCATGTGAAACTTTGTTTTTAACATGACAGTGTCTTCTGAAGTATCCACGACCACGTGTGAGGATCCTCGTACTATTAAGTATTAACGTAGGTCTAATATAGCTTAACTAACATTTCTATCTGATTGTTACAGGGTTGACCATGATAATTGGCATATGCATCCCATTCTTTGGTGCTCTTCTTGGATTTCTTGGAGGATTTGCCTTTGCCCCAACATCATACTTTGTGAGTAAAGGCAAAGtatttttttcttaagaaaaaaaattaacaagcCAATGTGGATAATTGATTAG
This window harbors:
- the LOC130710822 gene encoding lysine histidine transporter 2, encoding MENENAIAARKGVDDWLPVTASRDAKWWSSAFHNLTAMVGAGVLSLPYAMSMMGWGPGAVILILSWIITLFTLWQMVEMHEMTPGVRYDRYHELGQAAFGEKLGLWIVCPQQLTVEVGTCIAYMVTGGKSLQKFHNTVCPSCKDIRTSYWIIIFASVNFVLCQCPSFNSISFISLLAAIMSLAYSTIAWGASIERGVKPDVDYGYKAHSTADGVFNFFCAMGEVAFSYAGHNVVLEIQATMPSTPEKPSKKPMWKGVVVAYIGVAFCYLPVAFIGYYVFGNSVDDNILITLEHPTWLIAAANMFVIIHVIGGYQVFSMPVFDMIETYLVKHLKLSPSFTLRLVARTTFVGLTMIIGICIPFFGALLGFLGGFAFAPTSYFLPCIVWLKVKKPKRFGLSWFVNWTCIVLGVLLMTLSPIGALRKIIISAKDYKFFS
- the LOC130710821 gene encoding uncharacterized protein LOC130710821 — protein: MAPSNFPLRWESTGDKWWYASPIDYAAANGLYDLVTELLHLDTNLLIKLTSLRRIRRLETVWDDEAQFEDVAKNRSKVARSLLRECETVRGDNKNSLMRAGYGGWLLYTAASAGDVEFVQELLGRDHLIVFGEGEYGVTDMLYAAARSKNSEVFEILLGSALSRKECLSRLGENFEENLDGGGGVFKREMVNRAIHAAARGGNWEMLKQLLGSVSEILSYRDAQGCTVLHAAAGKGQVEVVRNLILSYDIINSTDAQGNTALHVASYRGYLPVLEILIQASPSLTTLTNHYGDTFLHMAVAGFRSPGFCRMEKHTELMKNLLSEKIVNMRDIINVRNNDGRTALHVAVIHDVQCDVVELLMSIASVNLNIRDADGMTPLDHLKQRPRSASSEILIKQLISAGGISDFSQDHIARNFLVSRLKNHGFRGSPGTSFRISDAEIFLYTSIENENSSEVNFDHASVESNSCSSELNNYDSDNSSNIFKSCSANTATRRLTNLLQWPRRRESKPATSVLEDDDSVDSFNSRKKLEDFPIPLRQRYSKQCSLPNNKRTLSIKTLLPSPSAKEYFTAGLMQGVIKVKPHGHVFSHSISSPFQELSISSHSPNNKQKCGATMGTSCSNQPMKYKQSPISKKLMNRYFSFGAHGQAKEDGSSSCTITDSSYKSSGSLVA